ATACCCCAACTATTTCCCATTCCCCCCTCTCAACTACTGGGaaacaccattctactttgtttctatgaatttgaccactATGGTGTATGTCCTTTTGATactatttcatttagcataatgtcctcgtttcatccatgttgtagcatgtcagtattcttccttttaaaggcaAAGTAATATTCTACTCTTTgtgtatgccacattttatttattcatttcttcataaaTGGACATGGGGTGCTTCTACatcttgggtattgtgaataaCACTATGAAGCTGGATATACAAATAACTTTTTGAGATCCTTTCAATTCTGGACAATATACCCAGAGttgaattgctgaatcatatcacttaaaatttttagaaactgcTATACTGTTGTCCACAGCAgccgcaccattttacattcccaacagtgcatgtcctcaccaacatttattttgttttgttgatagtagccatcctaagtggctgtgaggtggtatctcattgtggttctgatttgcagttcctaataattagtgatgttgagcatattgccatatgcttgttggccatttgtatatcatctttggagaaatgcttaTTTGGTTTTCTCATAATACAAATAATTTCGTATCTCTGTAGgtaaaataaaagtaagttttagtaggtttattttcattacttagcttttaatttaaaaacaggttgaataattaatacaataattttaaagatacaaaccCAAACTGTTTTATTATAGTATAGTTTATTTAATACAATGTTTAACTATAAAAGTTAATACAGTTTCGaagtttaaattttgtaaaatgcagTTTGCAGAAAACAGCTCAACAATTACTAGACTAATGATGAGAAgcagcattttataattttacaatcGAGAAGACAAcagctttatttctaaatttcattaaaaaaatatacatcacaGTGACCTTTGAGCTAGGAAAAGAAGTGCATTAACGTCATTTATGTTTCTTCCTTCCACAAAGAGAGCAGCCACAACTTTGAACATCCCCACATACAAATACCCAATTCATATATCAATCTTTCAGAAACACTATATACAcacaaaaggagaagaaaatatacagCATGTGCTTTTGATAACATGGaatttgcttaaagaaaaaaaaagcagaaaaacacaaatcaaCCCCGCCACTGTCCCCTGtaccaaaaaaacaaagacacCCTCAAAGACTCCCTTCTCCAACCTTGCTGATGGAATTTTCCtattcatgtgatttttttcccctttaatatatttacttctttGTCACACAACAGGCCAGAGTTTGCATTTGCCTGCATCCCTTGAAGGCAGTTAGCTGGGAAGCCCACTATGGGCAGGTGTGGCAGTCAATACTGCACTTCCTagggtttattttattaattttttaaacaagtatTTGTAATAAAACACATCTTTTCACAATAAACAGGTTATCAACCTAAAATCCTTTAGAGAGTTTATTCAATTGTAAATGTATGAATTCTAatcaaaataattacagaaaacataaccaaaaggagacagaaaaatatccattttatttctttattaactaTGAGCTATATGGTGTATATTTAAAGTACCTTCTAGTGAAGGCAAACTCAAGTttctatagaaatttaaaaagttcagTGTGATGAAAAACTATTACCAACTGGAATGAAGTACTATAAACTACTGAAAAACATACTAACTTGCTCCATATACTaactagaaaataaattagaactgCCAGTTAATACCACTACCCAAAATACCAGAAACCCAATTTGTCCCTATTCATAACATTAAAAAACCTTTGTTTCATACCTTCCACTAGGCACAAGAATCAAAGGCCATTCAGCAAAAGCCaacatgcatcaaaatatcacacttgTGCAAACGCAGATTTATCACATAAATTCTTTGCAACTTCTGAGGGTTTCAAgtacataacaaaaaaaaaactaccttgCCGCATGAACTCACCAACTATAACTTAATCAAAGAATGTTTTAAAGCAGCCCAGTAGCTTCTCTACTGCTCACTTCATTGATATTAATCTCTCTGCAGTGTCAATTTTTGTGGTAGACAGCTTACCCAGAAAAATAACTCCCACGAAATAATAATCATGAAAATTCCACATACTGAAAAAATTTTCTTGGCCATCATCAgtcaaacaataaaaagaaaccaagttaaatatctttaaaaggaTATTAAGTCAAAGATACTTCGACATGAAGTATAAGCTTAGACATAACTATAAAATCAATTTGATAAGGAAAAACAGCGGACTTTCAGGAAAACAGATGATGTGCAATGTAAAAACTAAAGATGGTacaactattaaaatataaaaaaaggaaaggaccATTTGAGCTACGTGCTATTCAGATGCAAGTGCATACCTTGAGGTACAGTTAATGCTATTTAatctttttctaaatgttttttatattctaaaaacaaaatctgtCCTTCTCAACTCCTTCACATCTGTTCTGTAAAAGAGCTAacgaagctttttaaaaaaggactatGAATCATGCTTAGCAAGGAGTCGCTCTTTTGGTAACCCAAACAGGAGAATACTGCTTATAGAAATTACTAAATTTTTCCCCCTGTGCTTACTTTTTGAAACTCTAAGATTTGGAAAGTCCTTGTCTATAATTCTTAGTAGATAAAGCTCTGGGATCAGACAACATAGAAGTAGTTTTACGTAGcatggactttaaaaaaaaatacataactatTAGAAATCCTTTCTTAAATAGCACCTTTCTTGAAGCTCAAATAGTTtataacaaagattttaaaatgcaatttactgaatttaaaacaaagaataatttgtttaaaatatataatagattataCAGTTTGGACACTCAGACTCAATTATCCCTAAGGTGGGTTTGTGGTCAGTCTCTAAGGAAGCAATCACCCTGGATTATAATAAACATTCACTATtttatcattagaaaaaaaaatttggaaagaacCCATTGTGGGTATTTGTTTCACAATTTCCCAAACAATCTTATAATCATTACACTATTCATTCTGTAAGAGCTACCACAATGCCAAATGTATCATTAACTGTATTACTCAATAATGGAAAGTATCATGTTAAGCATTGCTTTATTCAGTACAAATAGCACTGAGTAGCTACTGGATTTACCAAGAAGCTACCTTGGTAATAGAGTTGACACTATACTGACAAATATTAAAGTACAAAACTTTCTAGAGGCTACTATTAATTggaattttgaaatttcttttcaaatgaggCAGGTTTTATGTTTGCTGGATgttcaatgttttatttaaaagagataTTACAGAATAAAAGGCCACACAtcacaaaaatagcaaaatacaaCACACAAAACTCTAAATGGACTTTGGATATGTTTAGTGTTTAACTCTGTAAGCTATCAAATTTTGTAACTTTCTACTCTACTCTAAATGGCAATGTTACACATGCCAAGTTAAAATAACGTTAACAGTAATGGTATAAAGCCACCTGAACAGAAAGAAACCAGAGTCATAAACATGCTATACAGCCGATATCATGATAcagaaaaaatgcattttcttgcCATTTGAAACTCATAGCTATGAGAGTTAGAGAAGtcagttcaatttaaaaaaaaaacaaaaagcatgcaGAGTTAACACTCAATTCTATATAGGTCGGAGGCCAAAAAAGAGAAATCTTAGAAGTTAAGGTGTTAATACTAACAATTTTTAGCATCTGTCTAGCTTAAAGTCCTGCACAAGTGGTATGTTTTAgtgacaaaaaaatttttttttattttagaaaagggtattaataataataaaacaatgtcCCCCCACCAAAGCAATAATTTCAACTCTCAAACCAAAAGCAACATAGAATTGAGAATTACAATCTGATTTTCCAAGGTATAGTTCCGGTCAAATGCTGTATAACAGCAACTGAAGCTCGATCAGTACATCAACTGAAAAATTACTCTTACGACTTTTATAGGCTGTTAAGTGAAACAAAACTAGACAGGAAAAGCATTACTATTAAAAAAGCTACAGCTGGAACTATAAAGTATGAAGTGcaatataaataactaaatattttaaagcacaaatTACTATAAAATCAAAAGTGATGATTTAATAAGATCTCTAGTTATTAGGATCCTGCTTCTGCATAATTAAAAGAAACTGCAGCAAACCTCTATTAAAATGCAGTCAAAAAATCTACACAAGATTTCTTCTAGTGGCTTCTAAAGTTACTTTAATCATGAGAAACACAAGCCTTTGTAACAATGTATTGCAGCCATCAGTTATGCCTGTTTCCAAATGGCTGATTAAACAAATCATGATGCTACTGGCTGATTGTTGCAACACAATAATGCATACATAAATAGTTAAACACAGCACACAGTATTACACCaaagtatttttctcatttcaagttTATTAAAACTTTAGCAGTACAAATTATCCAGATTGCAGATTATCAAAAGATCAACTCAATGaaatccacattaaaaaaaaaaaaaaaaaaaggacaaacaaaaaataacccaaaacaatgaaaaggaaaacaacataAAGGAGATTCATTAGCGAGTCTCTAAAACTCAAAATTTTAGACAGAATGGAAATAAGTTTACCCAACTCACTCATCCACTTTTGTCTTCATCTGTTCCAGGGCTTGATTCATGATCAAATTTCTTATCATGTACATGGTCATTTTCTTGACCCtttgatttttggttttctttttccactgaGGATCTGGTCTTCTCATCCTCCTTATTTTTCAATGTGGAGGACTTTAATTCATTGTCCTgactgctttgttttatttttgagaatggACTTTGATCTCTATCAGCCTTTTTTTCCCTGCTATTATTTGAGCTACTATGATCACGATTTTTAGAGTACATTCTTTTCTCACcctcagaattttcttttctgtgtgaactcttactttcttggtttttgtacttttctttatttctgctttgactttcttctctctctgagcTCCGTgaatctctcctcctcctcctcctatctTTACTTCTTGATCTTCCTGGTGTTGCTCTTCTCTCTCGGCTTCGTGACCGTCCTCTCCTTCTGTACTCCTGTTCTCTGTATCTATGGTACTCCTTGCTTCTGCTGCGATCCCTGTCATGGCTTCTAGAGCGCACTCTTCTGCTCCTGTCCCTACTTCTGCTTCGTTCCCTTGTTCTACTATTGTAACTGTGTTTACCTTTAGTTATATCACATTCTCTACTCCTAGATTGTGCATGCCTAtccttttccttacttttattgTAATCATGCTCGTTACTTTTTGATTCTAACTGTTTAGACTTCTCTTTACTTCTACTCCTTTCCTGATCTTTTCCTTTAGACTcagactgtttttctttttctttaacattgtCATGGTCCCTTTCTTTACTCCTTGACCTCATCCTCTTTTCTTCGTGTCTATTATGTTTTGAATCTCTTTCCTTACTCTTTGATTTCTCTTTGCTCTTACTCCTACTTTTAGATTTGGCCCTTTTCttcactttgtttttattatatttatcatctttttctgaatttcttctgATGTCTCTCTCTTTGCTGTCAGATTTATGGTCtttaactttcttttccttttcattttttcgGTTTGGACTCTCAGACACATGCCTGTGatcagttatttttctctcttttactctAACTGgacttctttgattttctttaatttcattcaacTCACTcctaaacaataagaaaaagtaaataaagattttttggAAATGTTATGTGGAAAGGAAAGGTGTACATCATTAGCTAAAATGATATTCTATTTTCCTTAAGGCATTCAGGAATAATTTAAAtgactattaataaaatgactttatgtacaatagtaaaaataaatacttatcaCTAGATTTGAAATAATAGTTAAATCTTACTTATCCCCTTTGATCCATCTTTCACCACTTGATACCCTCATTCTTTGAGCTCTCTGCATCTCTTGCCTCCAATGTGGAGGAGTCTCACTACGTCTGAAACGATCCCTTGATCTGGACCTGGAAGGAGTTCGATAAcgctaagaaaaataaaaaggaaaaaaaattaatgtataagaCTGTTAAAGCATTACAATAATAGCTAAAGAGTATATATTCTaggtttaaataaaatgtctaaaatttctATGCACTCTAAAATTACAATTTCCCAATTTTCAGATAGGAAATCAACGAAGCAGAaaacttaaacaaacaaacatgttgCAAATTCCAAATAAGAAACATTAATCACAAAAACTCTAGCCACCCATGTCTTCTCCATGGAAAAGTCTATGCAAGTGATGTTGCTAGAGCATGCAAAGTGCAATAACCCTTACAAGTTGCCAAGTTCCAATCTGAATGTTATGTATACTTGATGTTtcaaagcaaacattttctgtaatatCAGAAAAACTGACTAACTGCATagatgttcatttattcaaccaatacTTACTCAACCCTTAGGATGGCCAACCACTCTACTACACACTGAGAAAACATTAGTAAGCCCAGATATAACTGATTTTGCTTTCCTGGAACTTATATTCTACAGGACGAGGAATGGAACACGTGAATGGACATATAATCACAGATGTTAAACATGTATGTGGCTATAAGAGAATGAGCATAAAAGAAAAAGGTGCTCAGAGAGTATGTAACAAAGAGAGCTGATCTAGTATGAGAGTGTGAACAGTTAAAATGATACAACCTGAGAACTAAAGGATGTTTATGATGAGTTACCTAGGAAAGGGTAAGCAAAAGGAGGTAAAGCATGGTAAGGACAGATGGGTGAGGAAAAATACACAAGGCATATGAAATACCATGTTTGAAGGTTCTGAGACAGGAAGAATATAGCATGTTTTAGAAATGATCAGATCGAGTATGACTAAATGAAAAAGTGCAAGGCAAAGTAGTActaggtggctcaagcctgtaatcccagcactttggaaggctattTGATCGCAAAATTGAAagttgcagtaaactatgatgatgccactgtactctaatcTGGGCA
The nucleotide sequence above comes from Eulemur rufifrons isolate Redbay chromosome 1, OSU_ERuf_1, whole genome shotgun sequence. Encoded proteins:
- the PPIG gene encoding peptidyl-prolyl cis-trans isomerase G isoform X2, translating into MGIKVQRPRCFFDIAINNQPAGRVVFELFSDVCPKTCENFRCLCTGEKGTGKSTQKPLHYKSCLFHRVVKDFMVQGGDFSEGNGRGGESIYGGFFEDESFAVKHNKEFLLSMANRGKDTNGSQFFITTKPTPHLDGHHVVFGQVISGQEVVREIENQKTDAASKPFAEVRILSCGELIPKSKVKKEEKKRHKSSSSSSSSSDSDSSSDSQSSSDSSDSESASEEKSKKRKKKHRKNSRKHKKEKKKRKKSKKSASSESEAENPEAQPQSTVRPEEIPPIPENRFLMRKSPPKADEKERKNRERERERECNPPNSQPASYQRRLLVTRSGRKIKGRGPRRYRTPSRSRSRDRFRRSETPPHWRQEMQRAQRMRVSSGERWIKGDKSELNEIKENQRSPVRVKERKITDHRHVSESPNRKNEKEKKVKDHKSDSKERDIRRNSEKDDKYNKNKVKKRAKSKSRSKSKEKSKSKERDSKHNRHEEKRMRSRSKERDHDNVKEKEKQSESKGKDQERSRSKEKSKQLESKSNEHDYNKSKEKDRHAQSRSRECDITKGKHSYNSRTRERSRSRDRSRRVRSRSHDRDRSRSKEYHRYREQEYRRRGRSRSRERRATPGRSRSKDRRRRRRDSRSSEREESQSRNKEKYKNQESKSSHRKENSEGEKRMYSKNRDHSSSNNSREKKADRDQSPFSKIKQSSQDNELKSSTLKNKEDEKTRSSVEKENQKSKGQENDHVHDKKFDHESSPGTDEDKSG
- the PPIG gene encoding peptidyl-prolyl cis-trans isomerase G isoform X1 → MLQNRKTEHYCRPLKFSSGGLDTNFSDTNVNCSLGAMGIKVQRPRCFFDIAINNQPAGRVVFELFSDVCPKTCENFRCLCTGEKGTGKSTQKPLHYKSCLFHRVVKDFMVQGGDFSEGNGRGGESIYGGFFEDESFAVKHNKEFLLSMANRGKDTNGSQFFITTKPTPHLDGHHVVFGQVISGQEVVREIENQKTDAASKPFAEVRILSCGELIPKSKVKKEEKKRHKSSSSSSSSSDSDSSSDSQSSSDSSDSESASEEKSKKRKKKHRKNSRKHKKEKKKRKKSKKSASSESEAENPEAQPQSTVRPEEIPPIPENRFLMRKSPPKADEKERKNRERERERECNPPNSQPASYQRRLLVTRSGRKIKGRGPRRYRTPSRSRSRDRFRRSETPPHWRQEMQRAQRMRVSSGERWIKGDKSELNEIKENQRSPVRVKERKITDHRHVSESPNRKNEKEKKVKDHKSDSKERDIRRNSEKDDKYNKNKVKKRAKSKSRSKSKEKSKSKERDSKHNRHEEKRMRSRSKERDHDNVKEKEKQSESKGKDQERSRSKEKSKQLESKSNEHDYNKSKEKDRHAQSRSRECDITKGKHSYNSRTRERSRSRDRSRRVRSRSHDRDRSRSKEYHRYREQEYRRRGRSRSRERRATPGRSRSKDRRRRRRDSRSSEREESQSRNKEKYKNQESKSSHRKENSEGEKRMYSKNRDHSSSNNSREKKADRDQSPFSKIKQSSQDNELKSSTLKNKEDEKTRSSVEKENQKSKGQENDHVHDKKFDHESSPGTDEDKSG